In Methylomonas sp. MK1, the following are encoded in one genomic region:
- a CDS encoding filamentous haemagglutinin family protein, protein MNTPITPFTGKEPLLRLSIRRILTGGVLAISSVADSWADGGLPVSINAGGANPSALADLTSAARHPGIDVGHASANYSADGQKLTIHQTTDKTVLDWQSFNIDAGKSVQFAQPTSSSVALNNIHQLDASKISGTLSAKGQVYLVNANGFVFGNGASVNTNSLVATNLKIADEVFAQGISKVVDANASANNTDALAALAGDGTVYRNTGNGNREKIRILVEPGAQISADSGGRVIMAAPQVENRGTISAPDGQVILAAATDKVYLQETDDDNLRGLLVEVKTGGDVKNVGKILTERGNTTLMGFAVTQQGVVSASTSVALNGSVRLLAREGAHLEAGDKRYLLKPLSTARATAADDGLGTEASVTLESDSLTTVTLDASAGPAVNGQAQPKSKIDLEAGQIRLKSGAQIVAHGGDLSLTASTTPSNPLNASSADNTSRIILNAGSKIDVSGVKNIELPMSANIVDVELRNNELRDAPLQKTGFLHGKTVQVDSRTGTSLADISGALEKVQHSIEERNLDAGSVHLQSEGDVIVQPGAGIDISGGSIHYLAGKITTSKLRSNSSIVDIASADPNLTYQQILNSTYYQSDYYQGGDAGSLIIKTRDLGLSGNILAGTVNSVYQRTADKWASGGALRIDTAWSNQYQQDLVFINGAGYSYGAELDAAVPIYLSSGLFAQGVNRLTISSGGKLTIPQNTSLSLAKAGSLSLQAGEIEVLGNIQTPAGSVELKTRRGLDPTRDLSGRLHLAGGSVIDSSGSWINDLVDSKNAQILKPLTIDGGNILLQAQGDLLLDGGSKITANAGAALNNNTKTKNGHGGNIDLISAGLEPSVLSLGATLSAYALQQGGVLSITANGIQLGGASGDPHVLNLSPTLLQSGGFSGYRLTANAGDLNIADGTQIHLQQSSWQLKATAIKAASGSDLSTLVQLAVLPDDIRDAVDLSLNLSHNASIAGGYVAERAIRIGSHTAIIGDPGADFSLKSDANIYIDGSLLAPAGKISLQLSSPPSALDKGYNPNQAIALGHNAILNTAGATVWTTNAQRLALGNVLAGGRIDLNAERGYILTAAGSRMDVSGTQSAIDIVNSKGKSRQTLASAGGSINLTAAEGMLLQGQLQGRAGQGTTAAGNGSAAAGGTLNLALNAQHRGEPEEQIFTTGDRVIHFSAELSNLPDAAQLAANGIPDTFNGQAYISARQIQEGGFGSLGLAASVIQPDQYSATPVRPERGEIRFEGDLSLTLAQNLKLDAPLISHAGYGQVALTSNTFSLGSSWNRAAHGNLGAAIGSVGLSINAQLIDLFGSSEIAGFAQTSLNSSGDIRLTGINPNSEADLIGGLSLSGNLSLSARQIYPTTLSKYSLKLDAALNPNGLIDILPGIGNWYTPLSAAGQLNINAPNIVSHGVLLAPFGNIALNAGNSLTLAAGSFTSVSDDDGIVIPFGRTQGGLDWIYPLGTYNNIQNGTPQKAITLSAPDINLAGDAVVNLNGGGDLSAFEFIAGPGGSIDTLDPTSPGYQQNYAVLPNYQADFAAFDPLEFANSGLNPGDSIYLSADSGLPAGYYLLLPAHYALLPGAYLITPQANTKDMAAGTKALRTDGSTIVAGYRYSAGTNIADNRWSGFAVESGAIARSRSEYQETTANSFFAGDSLPQDAGNLSLLAGNSLQMAAQISATAAPGGLGGMLDISADRLAVVSSGSIGVDPGTVVLLADELNRLGVDSLLLGGRRNRGNAQTQLTVGAQTVSIAAGSRLQAPEILLAASDTVSVAGNATLSSAGNLSRTDTNLKVVNTDGSSDGALLRVSAGSQANLVRAADALTGLRGTLDIADGATLSSAGSILLDASKDTRFSGNIAMNQGELTLSSSRISLGDTGGSDGLQLSAATLNGLRVDKLTLNSFGAIDIAGAMNLQLKDLVLNAASLYGYGSSNQIAAINAETITLKNSGSAPTAFTAAGTGHLNLTANTITLGAGEYAWSGFQQISLQGLNAVVNSGTANISADSDVSIATPIWTATAGADTSLNLGSHDLTTLAAGTAPHSDALGARLSVAAEQINHQGHIELASGIVKLQAAQTLSISGSIDTSGRDIDLAGHHVNTGGGSIFLKSAGGNLTLDAGSLLDVSGSQLGGDAGTLSLSSGLGHLSLAGEIRGLGYQGARGGNINMDATTGSGANFSVLNNYLTNAGFNGDWSIRQRSGDLTVAASDYVKADNLNLSVDTGKLDVFGTLDVGGQQAGSIRLSAGDSINILAGAKLNAASTAAGKPGGSVVLISMDADNESHQGVNVAAGATIDVSAGTDGDGGSVEAVVNRVGNDDAAVSIASGSVLGAHTLNVSATAHYRDIPLSNSQIGMWRGETQQYLNAAAANADLQQRLGGFNLQPGVDIVSSGDLTLDLTEPLTGMNWTQQSSSIWKTSLTDAAGVVNALQQIGSNGVVRNLTEAASSSLTADGTYYFDANPQSATFRTLFVRIFPNAGAANIKYKPSNINGSLISHNGWDLAFPDSQGRSWHFDNGNSVGALSLRAAGNLHINQTLSDGFALYDSSQLAGMLGVNGNWLRTLVLQTGQSWNYNLVAGADLTSADPLAVQSSLSAGSLTVAANTSVRTGTGNINVAAAGDITLSDATSTIYSAGRAADTERWGNFSNALVAAAFFVEYPFDGGDISLNAGGNIIGAASPQLMSDWLQRTGNWDASDGISAADRATAWGIMFDGLVVQNSANARIQNLKFGFRENIGALGGGDVNIKAGADIHDLSVMLPTSAKPVGVTDNGLVVENRWQLQGGGNLEVHAGGDIAGGVFYVDKGTADIRADGAITGGNQYTTGPVFALGDTQFQVHAGNGIDVGTVLNPFSLTPAKFLDKTSYFSSYSADSAIELQTLAGNLVLNNDVQAIAQAYKVFDQASPMGRAILKSTDYPLLTLYPGNLNAQALSGGLEIVNSMTLYPAAESSLNLLANSDISIGNDSSGTRVNQLDVDPARLLSAAQPATTVAGATKYLFTTPFGGDASTLHAPQPIHRNDTSRNRIVSANGSITGVGDALVAAAKASEIWAGQDLYNVSLAIQNINAGDVTSISVGRDLVFPILRDPTTGTVQGSPGGIQLAGPGLLNIWAGRNVDLGSSEGITTVGTLLNSALPQTGADIIVIAGNSLQRDSRPLEDFLNFYVGSGAYNDRLSELNRQSSTAGRLALALDVLFTEIRATAVVAASVPDKEKAAVYQRGYTAIARLFPNSPPGDIRLFFSRIQTLYGGDIDLLAPGGMINVGLASAFTGQKSQDQLGVVAQREGDVNILVNGDLQVNRSRIFTLDGGDITAWSSEGNIDAGRGAKSAISTPKPKVSLDANGNLVVVFPATVSGSGIRAQSGFNRKRIGNVYLVTPRGYVDAGEAGIGGGKVILPGPVRGVDNIQIANPAPAPAAQVSNPMIAGDAAAAAAAKSAPGKSFGDEEEETIDKRAKKARKVAVIDTQVVGFGKCSITDVRNGVSGCGG, encoded by the coding sequence ATGAATACGCCGATCACCCCATTTACCGGCAAGGAGCCACTGCTTAGACTAAGCATTCGGCGAATTTTGACCGGCGGCGTGTTAGCAATCTCCAGTGTCGCCGATAGCTGGGCCGACGGCGGCTTGCCCGTCTCGATCAATGCCGGCGGCGCCAATCCATCCGCGCTTGCCGATCTCACCAGTGCCGCGCGGCACCCTGGCATCGATGTCGGCCACGCCTCAGCCAATTACAGCGCCGACGGTCAAAAACTGACCATCCACCAAACCACCGATAAAACCGTTTTGGACTGGCAGAGCTTTAATATCGATGCCGGCAAGAGCGTGCAATTCGCGCAACCAACCAGTTCGTCGGTCGCTCTGAACAACATTCACCAGCTGGATGCCAGTAAGATTTCCGGCACCCTAAGCGCCAAAGGCCAAGTGTATTTGGTCAATGCCAACGGCTTCGTGTTCGGCAACGGCGCGTCGGTCAACACCAACAGTTTGGTTGCCACCAATCTGAAAATCGCTGACGAGGTGTTTGCCCAAGGCATCAGCAAAGTAGTAGATGCCAACGCCAGTGCCAATAATACGGACGCGCTGGCGGCACTTGCCGGCGACGGCACTGTGTATCGAAATACCGGCAACGGCAATCGCGAGAAAATCCGCATATTGGTGGAACCCGGCGCGCAGATTAGCGCCGACTCCGGTGGTAGGGTGATCATGGCGGCGCCGCAAGTGGAAAATCGCGGCACGATCTCAGCGCCGGACGGTCAGGTGATTTTGGCGGCAGCCACCGACAAGGTGTATTTGCAGGAAACCGACGACGACAATCTGCGCGGCCTGCTGGTGGAAGTAAAAACCGGCGGTGACGTGAAAAACGTCGGCAAGATTCTTACCGAGCGCGGCAATACCACGCTAATGGGTTTTGCGGTGACCCAACAAGGCGTGGTTTCGGCCAGTACCTCCGTGGCGTTGAACGGTAGCGTCCGGCTGTTGGCCCGGGAAGGCGCGCACCTGGAAGCCGGCGACAAACGTTATCTGCTCAAGCCTCTCAGCACCGCCAGAGCTACGGCAGCGGACGACGGCTTGGGCACTGAAGCCAGCGTGACGCTGGAATCGGACAGCCTAACTACCGTGACGCTGGATGCCAGCGCCGGTCCTGCCGTTAATGGCCAAGCCCAGCCAAAATCCAAAATAGACTTGGAAGCGGGGCAAATCCGGCTGAAATCCGGAGCACAAATCGTTGCTCACGGCGGCGACCTCAGTCTAACAGCCAGCACCACGCCGTCCAATCCACTCAATGCCAGCTCTGCCGACAATACCAGCCGAATTATATTGAATGCCGGCAGCAAGATCGACGTATCCGGCGTGAAGAATATCGAATTGCCGATGTCGGCAAACATAGTGGATGTGGAACTGCGCAATAACGAGTTGCGCGACGCGCCGCTGCAAAAAACCGGCTTCCTGCACGGCAAAACTGTGCAGGTGGATAGCCGTACCGGCACCAGTTTGGCGGACATTTCCGGCGCGCTGGAGAAGGTGCAACATAGCATTGAAGAACGCAACCTAGACGCCGGTAGCGTTCATTTGCAATCGGAAGGCGACGTCATCGTCCAGCCGGGCGCGGGCATCGATATTTCCGGCGGCTCGATACATTATCTAGCTGGTAAGATAACCACCAGCAAACTGCGTTCCAATAGCAGTATCGTCGACATTGCCTCCGCCGATCCTAACCTCACCTATCAGCAAATCCTCAACAGCACCTATTACCAAAGCGACTATTACCAAGGCGGCGATGCCGGTAGCCTTATTATCAAAACCCGCGACCTGGGTTTATCCGGCAATATCCTGGCCGGCACCGTCAACAGCGTTTACCAGCGTACCGCCGATAAGTGGGCAAGCGGCGGCGCATTGCGCATAGACACCGCTTGGTCGAATCAATATCAGCAAGATCTGGTGTTTATCAACGGTGCCGGCTACTCCTACGGCGCCGAATTGGATGCCGCTGTGCCTATTTACCTAAGCAGCGGCTTGTTCGCCCAAGGTGTGAACCGCTTGACCATCAGCAGCGGCGGCAAACTGACCATACCGCAAAACACCAGTTTAAGCTTGGCAAAAGCAGGCAGCCTGTCGCTGCAGGCCGGCGAAATAGAGGTACTGGGAAATATCCAGACTCCGGCCGGCAGCGTAGAACTGAAAACCCGGCGCGGCCTGGATCCCACCCGCGATTTGAGCGGTCGACTGCATCTAGCTGGCGGCAGCGTCATCGACAGCAGCGGCAGTTGGATCAACGACCTAGTCGATAGTAAAAACGCACAAATACTTAAGCCATTGACGATAGACGGCGGGAATATTCTGCTCCAAGCCCAGGGCGATCTGCTGCTGGATGGCGGCTCTAAAATTACTGCCAACGCCGGCGCCGCATTGAATAACAACACTAAAACCAAAAATGGTCACGGCGGCAATATCGACTTGATCAGCGCCGGCCTGGAACCCAGCGTGTTAAGCCTGGGCGCAACACTGTCCGCCTATGCCTTGCAACAAGGTGGCGTGCTGAGCATTACCGCCAACGGCATCCAGCTGGGTGGCGCCAGTGGCGATCCGCATGTGCTGAACTTGTCGCCAACGCTGTTGCAATCCGGAGGCTTCAGCGGCTACCGACTGACCGCCAACGCCGGTGATTTAAATATTGCCGACGGCACCCAAATCCATTTACAACAAAGCAGCTGGCAATTAAAAGCCACGGCCATCAAGGCCGCCAGCGGCAGCGACTTAAGTACCCTGGTGCAATTGGCGGTCTTGCCCGACGACATCCGCGACGCCGTCGATCTGAGTTTAAATCTAAGCCATAACGCCAGCATAGCCGGCGGTTACGTCGCCGAGCGGGCCATTCGCATCGGCAGCCATACCGCGATCATCGGCGATCCAGGCGCCGATTTTTCGCTAAAATCGGACGCCAATATCTACATCGACGGCTCTCTGCTTGCACCGGCAGGAAAAATAAGCTTACAACTCAGCAGTCCGCCGAGCGCGCTGGATAAGGGCTACAATCCTAATCAGGCAATCGCCTTGGGCCATAATGCCATCCTGAATACCGCCGGTGCCACGGTTTGGACGACCAACGCCCAGCGATTGGCCTTGGGCAATGTGCTGGCCGGCGGCAGGATAGACTTAAATGCCGAGCGCGGCTACATCCTGACAGCCGCCGGCAGCCGAATGGATGTATCGGGAACCCAGTCGGCGATAGACATCGTTAATTCCAAAGGTAAAAGTCGGCAAACCCTTGCTTCCGCAGGCGGCTCGATAAACCTGACCGCCGCCGAAGGCATGCTGTTACAAGGCCAATTGCAGGGCCGGGCCGGCCAGGGCACTACAGCGGCCGGCAATGGTTCGGCAGCTGCCGGCGGCACACTGAATCTGGCATTGAACGCCCAACATCGCGGCGAACCGGAAGAGCAAATCTTCACGACTGGCGACCGGGTGATCCATTTTTCCGCTGAACTGTCCAACTTACCGGACGCCGCGCAACTGGCCGCCAACGGCATCCCCGATACATTTAACGGCCAGGCTTATATCTCTGCCCGGCAAATTCAGGAAGGCGGCTTTGGTTCACTGGGCTTGGCCGCATCGGTGATACAACCCGATCAATATTCCGCAACGCCCGTACGCCCCGAGCGCGGCGAGATCCGTTTCGAAGGCGACCTTAGTCTGACTCTGGCGCAAAACCTGAAACTGGATGCGCCATTGATCAGCCACGCCGGCTACGGCCAGGTGGCTTTAACCAGCAATACCTTCAGCCTGGGTTCCAGCTGGAACCGCGCCGCTCACGGCAATCTAGGCGCCGCAATCGGCAGCGTCGGATTGAGCATCAACGCCCAGCTGATAGATTTGTTCGGTTCCAGCGAAATTGCCGGCTTTGCGCAAACCAGCCTGAACAGTAGCGGCGACATCCGCTTAACCGGTATCAATCCCAACAGCGAAGCCGACCTGATCGGCGGCCTGAGCCTCAGCGGCAATCTTAGTTTGAGTGCCCGACAAATCTATCCCACCACGCTCAGCAAATACAGCTTGAAGCTGGATGCCGCACTAAACCCGAACGGTCTGATCGATATTCTGCCTGGCATCGGAAATTGGTATACGCCGTTGTCGGCAGCCGGACAATTAAATATCAACGCGCCAAACATTGTCAGTCATGGCGTTTTATTGGCACCATTCGGCAACATCGCCTTAAACGCCGGTAATTCGTTGACCCTGGCTGCCGGCAGCTTCACGTCGGTTAGCGACGACGACGGCATCGTGATTCCGTTCGGCCGCACCCAGGGCGGTCTGGACTGGATTTATCCGCTGGGCACTTACAACAATATCCAAAACGGCACACCGCAAAAAGCCATTACCTTATCCGCACCAGACATCAATCTGGCCGGCGACGCTGTGGTCAATTTAAACGGCGGCGGCGATTTGTCGGCTTTCGAGTTCATCGCCGGACCAGGCGGCAGTATCGATACTTTGGATCCCACATCACCCGGCTATCAACAAAATTACGCCGTATTGCCCAATTATCAAGCCGATTTTGCCGCCTTCGACCCGTTGGAATTCGCCAACTCCGGTCTAAATCCGGGCGACAGCATTTATCTCAGTGCAGACTCCGGTCTGCCTGCCGGCTATTACCTGTTGCTGCCGGCGCACTATGCCTTGCTGCCGGGTGCCTATCTGATTACCCCGCAAGCCAATACCAAAGATATGGCAGCCGGCACCAAGGCTTTACGTACCGACGGCTCGACAATCGTCGCTGGCTACCGTTACTCAGCCGGTACCAATATCGCCGACAACCGCTGGTCGGGTTTTGCCGTTGAATCCGGCGCCATTGCCCGCAGCCGTTCCGAATACCAGGAAACTACGGCCAACAGTTTCTTCGCTGGGGACTCGCTACCGCAAGACGCCGGCAATCTCAGCCTGCTAGCCGGCAACAGCTTGCAAATGGCGGCGCAAATCAGCGCTACCGCAGCTCCAGGCGGGCTGGGCGGCATGTTGGACATCAGCGCGGATAGACTGGCCGTGGTTAGCAGCGGTAGCATCGGCGTCGATCCCGGCACGGTGGTGTTACTTGCCGATGAATTGAACCGCCTCGGCGTGGACAGCCTGTTGCTGGGCGGTCGGCGCAATCGCGGCAACGCCCAAACTCAGCTAACAGTCGGCGCGCAGACAGTGAGCATAGCGGCTGGCAGTCGTTTGCAGGCCCCGGAAATTCTGCTGGCAGCGAGCGATACCGTTTCGGTAGCGGGCAACGCAACGTTGAGCAGCGCCGGCAATCTCAGCCGCACCGACACCAACCTTAAGGTCGTCAATACCGATGGCAGCAGCGACGGCGCCCTATTAAGGGTGTCGGCAGGTAGCCAGGCTAACCTGGTGCGCGCCGCCGATGCGTTAACCGGACTGCGCGGCACGCTGGACATCGCCGACGGGGCGACGCTGTCCAGTGCCGGCTCAATTCTGCTGGATGCCAGCAAAGACACCCGCTTCTCAGGCAATATCGCGATGAACCAGGGCGAATTGACCCTCAGTTCCAGCCGTATTTCACTAGGTGATACCGGCGGCAGCGATGGACTGCAATTATCCGCAGCCACCTTAAACGGCCTGCGCGTAGACAAGTTAACGCTAAACAGCTTTGGCGCGATAGACATCGCCGGCGCGATGAATCTGCAATTGAAGGATTTGGTATTAAATGCCGCGAGTCTTTACGGCTATGGCAGCAGTAATCAGATTGCCGCCATCAATGCCGAAACTATCACCCTTAAAAACAGCGGCAGCGCACCGACGGCATTTACCGCCGCCGGCACCGGCCACCTAAACTTGACCGCAAACACTATCACGCTGGGCGCCGGCGAATACGCCTGGTCGGGCTTCCAGCAAATCTCATTGCAAGGGCTCAACGCAGTCGTCAACAGCGGCACCGCAAATATAAGCGCCGACAGCGATGTCTCCATCGCCACACCCATTTGGACCGCTACCGCCGGCGCCGATACCTCGTTGAATCTAGGCAGCCATGATCTGACTACCTTGGCCGCCGGAACCGCCCCGCACAGTGACGCCCTCGGCGCCCGATTAAGCGTCGCGGCCGAACAAATAAACCATCAGGGCCACATTGAACTGGCTTCCGGCATCGTCAAACTGCAAGCCGCTCAGACTTTGTCGATCTCCGGCAGCATAGACACCAGTGGCCGCGACATCGATCTGGCCGGCCATCATGTCAATACCGGCGGCGGCAGTATTTTCTTGAAATCCGCCGGAGGCAATCTGACCCTGGATGCCGGTTCGCTGCTCGATGTGTCCGGCAGCCAGCTGGGCGGCGACGCCGGCACCTTATCGCTGTCGTCAGGATTGGGACATTTAAGCCTGGCCGGCGAGATACGCGGCCTGGGTTATCAAGGTGCGCGCGGCGGCAATATCAACATGGACGCCACAACTGGCTCCGGAGCTAACTTTTCCGTCTTGAATAACTATCTGACCAACGCCGGCTTTAACGGCGACTGGAGCATCCGCCAACGTAGCGGCGATCTAACAGTCGCTGCAAGCGATTACGTCAAAGCCGACAATCTTAATCTAAGCGTCGATACCGGTAAGCTGGATGTGTTCGGCACCTTGGATGTGGGCGGCCAGCAGGCCGGCAGCATCCGTTTATCGGCCGGCGACAGCATTAACATTCTAGCCGGCGCCAAGCTGAATGCGGCATCTACCGCTGCCGGCAAGCCGGGCGGCTCTGTGGTTTTAATCTCTATGGATGCTGATAACGAAAGCCATCAAGGTGTAAATGTCGCCGCCGGCGCCACCATCGATGTCTCCGCGGGTACGGATGGCGACGGCGGTAGCGTCGAGGCCGTCGTCAACCGGGTCGGCAACGACGACGCGGCGGTATCGATAGCCAGCGGCAGCGTGCTGGGCGCCCATACACTGAATGTCTCCGCGACCGCACATTACCGAGACATCCCGCTAAGTAACAGTCAAATTGGAATGTGGCGGGGCGAAACCCAGCAATACCTGAACGCAGCCGCCGCAAATGCCGATCTGCAACAGCGCCTGGGCGGTTTTAATTTACAACCGGGTGTGGATATAGTCAGCAGCGGCGATTTGACGTTGGATTTGACCGAACCGCTGACCGGCATGAACTGGACGCAACAGTCCAGCTCGATATGGAAAACCTCGCTCACCGATGCCGCCGGAGTGGTGAATGCCTTACAGCAAATCGGCAGCAACGGCGTGGTCCGCAACCTGACCGAAGCCGCCAGCAGTTCCCTAACTGCGGACGGCACTTATTATTTTGATGCCAACCCGCAATCGGCCACCTTCCGCACCCTATTTGTCAGGATATTTCCGAATGCCGGCGCCGCCAACATCAAGTACAAGCCCAGCAACATCAACGGCAGCCTGATTTCGCACAATGGCTGGGATCTGGCCTTTCCGGACTCGCAAGGCCGGAGCTGGCATTTCGATAACGGCAATAGTGTCGGCGCACTCAGCCTGCGGGCCGCCGGCAATTTGCACATAAACCAAACGCTGAGCGATGGCTTTGCCTTGTACGATTCCAGCCAACTGGCCGGCATGCTGGGTGTAAACGGCAATTGGCTGCGAACCCTGGTTTTGCAGACCGGTCAATCCTGGAATTATAACTTGGTGGCCGGCGCCGATTTAACCAGCGCCGATCCGCTTGCGGTGCAGTCCTCACTGAGCGCTGGCTCACTAACCGTTGCAGCCAATACCAGCGTCCGCACCGGCACCGGCAACATCAACGTCGCCGCCGCCGGCGATATTACCCTGAGCGATGCCACATCCACCATTTACAGCGCCGGCCGCGCCGCCGACACCGAGCGCTGGGGAAACTTCAGCAATGCTCTGGTCGCCGCGGCTTTTTTCGTCGAATATCCGTTCGACGGCGGCGACATCAGCCTAAACGCCGGCGGCAATATCATCGGTGCCGCCAGCCCGCAATTGATGTCCGACTGGCTGCAACGCACCGGTAACTGGGACGCCAGCGACGGCATTAGCGCCGCCGATAGAGCCACCGCGTGGGGCATCATGTTCGATGGCCTAGTTGTACAAAACAGCGCCAATGCCAGAATTCAAAACCTGAAGTTCGGCTTTAGAGAGAACATAGGCGCGTTGGGCGGTGGTGATGTGAACATCAAGGCCGGCGCGGATATTCACGATTTGTCGGTGATGTTGCCGACTTCGGCAAAACCGGTCGGCGTGACGGACAACGGCCTAGTCGTCGAAAACCGTTGGCAACTACAAGGCGGCGGTAATTTGGAAGTACATGCCGGCGGCGACATAGCCGGCGGGGTGTTTTACGTTGATAAGGGTACTGCCGATATTCGCGCGGACGGGGCGATCACCGGCGGCAACCAATACACGACCGGCCCGGTATTTGCGCTGGGCGACACTCAATTTCAGGTCCATGCCGGCAACGGTATCGACGTCGGCACAGTGTTGAACCCGTTTTCGTTGACGCCGGCCAAATTCCTGGACAAAACCTCATACTTCAGCAGCTATAGCGCTGACAGCGCGATTGAATTGCAAACCCTGGCCGGCAACTTGGTGCTGAATAACGATGTACAAGCTATCGCCCAAGCCTACAAAGTATTCGACCAAGCATCGCCCATGGGCCGGGCAATCTTGAAAAGCACCGACTATCCGCTGCTGACCTTGTATCCGGGCAATCTCAACGCTCAGGCACTCAGCGGCGGTTTAGAAATCGTCAACTCGATGACGCTATACCCTGCAGCGGAAAGCAGCCTGAATTTACTGGCGAACAGCGACATTAGTATCGGTAACGACAGCAGCGGTACCCGTGTAAACCAGCTGGATGTCGATCCGGCTCGATTGCTGTCTGCTGCCCAACCAGCCACAACAGTCGCCGGCGCAACCAAATATCTATTTACCACGCCTTTCGGCGGTGACGCTTCTACCTTACACGCCCCGCAACCGATCCACCGTAACGATACCAGTCGCAACCGCATTGTATCGGCCAACGGCAGCATTACCGGTGTCGGCGATGCGTTAGTGGCGGCAGCCAAGGCTAGCGAAATTTGGGCCGGCCAGGATTTGTACAATGTGAGCCTGGCGATCCAGAATATTAATGCCGGCGATGTCACGAGTATCAGTGTAGGCCGCGACCTGGTATTTCCGATCTTGCGCGACCCCACCACCGGCACGGTGCAAGGCTCGCCCGGCGGTATTCAGCTGGCGGGGCCGGGTTTGCTGAATATCTGGGCCGGACGCAATGTCGATCTGGGTAGCTCCGAGGGCATTACCACGGTCGGGACGCTGTTGAACTCGGCCTTGCCGCAAACCGGCGCCGATATTATTGTCATTGCCGGTAACAGCTTGCAGCGCGATAGCCGGCCACTGGAGGACTTCCTGAATTTTTATGTCGGTAGCGGCGCTTATAACGACAGGCTGAGCGAGCTAAACCGGCAATCCAGCACTGCCGGTCGTTTGGCGCTTGCATTGGATGTGTTGTTCACGGAAATCCGGGCCACAGCTGTCGTCGCCGCCAGCGTACCAGACAAGGAAAAAGCCGCCGTTTACCAACGCGGGTACACTGCCATCGCCCGCTTATTTCCAAACAGTCCGCCCGGGGATATCCGGCTATTTTTCAGTCGCATCCAGACCCTATACGGCGGCGATATTGATCTGTTGGCACCCGGAGGCATGATCAACGTCGGCCTGGCGTCGGCATTTACCGGGCAGAAAAGCCAGGACCAGCTCGGCGTAGTGGCGCAACGCGAAGGCGACGTCAACATCCTGGTCAATGGCGACTTACAAGTCAATCGTTCCAGGATATTTACGCTGGACGGCGGCGACATTACCGCTTGGTCTTCGGAGGGGAATATCGACGCCGGCCGTGGCGCAAAGTCAGCTATCTCGACACCCAAACCCAAAGTCAGCCTGGACGCTAACGGCAATCTGGTCGTGGTGTTTCCGGCCACTGTATCCGGCAGCGGCATTCGCGCTCAATCCGGTTTTAACCGCAAACGCATTGGTAATGTTTATTTGGTAACCCCACGCGGTTACGTTGACGCAGGCGAGGCAGGCATCGGCGGTGGCAAAGTCATTCTGCCTGGTCCGGTTAGAGGCGTTGACAACATTCAAATCGCCAATCCAGCGCCTGCCCCTGCGGCTCAGGTTAGCAATCCCATGATTGCCGGCGATGCCGCCGCTGCCGCAGCGGCGAAATCCGCACCCGGGAAATCATTTGGCGACGAGGAGGAGGAAACTATCGACAAACGCGCTAAAAAAGCCAGGAAAGTAGCGGTTATTGACACCCAGGTTGTCGGCTTTGGCAAATGCAGCATCACCGACGTGCGTAACGGAGTATCTGGATGCGGTGGCTAA
- a CDS encoding sulfite exporter TauE/SafE family protein, whose protein sequence is MENTILNADAKQPKPYCAVAGGAVIGTLGGLIGLGGAEFRLPLLIGLFGFGALEAVILNKAMSLIVVASALPFRTAGVPLRELTVHAGVIGTLLSGSLIGAWHGASWASRLESKSLHRVIALSLVGIAAALLAAHDSSVATAWLTGWQQTAVGCIAGYGIGIVAALLGVAGGELLIPTIVLLFGVDIKIAGSLSLAISLPTMLAGFGRYSRHQSFTVLGRQKVFIALMAAGSIAGAFVGGQLLPYVAVTTLLPLLAAILLVSACKIWKHSA, encoded by the coding sequence ATGGAAAACACTATTTTGAACGCGGATGCCAAACAGCCCAAGCCTTATTGTGCTGTCGCCGGCGGCGCGGTAATCGGCACATTGGGAGGATTGATCGGCCTGGGCGGTGCGGAATTTCGCTTGCCCTTGCTAATCGGTTTGTTTGGGTTCGGTGCGCTGGAAGCGGTGATATTAAACAAAGCCATGAGTTTGATCGTGGTCGCCAGTGCTTTACCCTTCCGTACTGCCGGTGTGCCGTTACGCGAATTGACTGTACACGCCGGCGTGATCGGAACGCTGTTGTCCGGTAGCCTGATCGGTGCCTGGCATGGCGCAAGCTGGGCCAGCCGACTGGAATCGAAATCTTTGCACCGGGTCATCGCACTGAGCTTGGTGGGCATAGCGGCGGCTTTGCTCGCTGCGCACGACTCTTCGGTGGCCACGGCTTGGTTGACCGGCTGGCAACAAACCGCAGTCGGCTGCATCGCCGGTTATGGCATCGGCATAGTCGCGGCGCTACTGGGCGTGGCCGGCGGCGAATTGCTGATCCCCACTATCGTCTTGCTGTTTGGCGTGGACATCAAAATCGCCGGCAGCTTGTCGCTGGCAATTAGCCTGCCGACCATGCTGGCCGGCTTCGGCCGTTACAGTCGCCATCAAAGCTTTACAGTATTGGGCCGGCAAAAAGTTTTTATCGCGCTGATGGCGGCGGGCTCGATAGCGGGTGCCTTTGTCGGCGGCCAACTATTACCCTATGTTGCCGTCACCACGCTATTGCCCCTGTTGGCGGCCATTTTACTGGTATCGGCCTGCAAGATCTGGAAGCACAGTGCATGA